One genomic segment of Protaetiibacter intestinalis includes these proteins:
- a CDS encoding uracil-DNA glycosylase, giving the protein MSAPRPLSELVDPGWAVALEPVAPQVARMGELLRAEVAAGRPYLPAGANVLRAFTQPFDAVRVLIVGQDPYPTPGHPIGLSFAVERHVRPVPRSLQNIYRELHDDLGVTPPEHGDLSGWSEQGVMLLNRVLTVRAGASGSHRGMGWEAVTEHAIRALVARDAPLVAILWGRDAGTLRPLMGSTPVISSAHPSPLSAHNGFFGSRPFSRANALLEQAGGAPVDWDLRHTGEDGAGSRG; this is encoded by the coding sequence ATGAGCGCCCCGCGGCCGCTCTCCGAGCTCGTCGACCCCGGCTGGGCCGTCGCGCTCGAACCGGTCGCCCCCCAGGTGGCGCGGATGGGGGAGCTGCTGCGCGCGGAGGTCGCGGCGGGCCGGCCGTACCTCCCCGCGGGAGCGAACGTGCTGCGCGCCTTCACCCAGCCCTTCGACGCGGTGCGCGTGCTCATCGTCGGCCAGGACCCGTATCCGACGCCCGGGCATCCGATCGGGCTCTCCTTCGCGGTCGAGCGTCACGTGCGTCCGGTGCCGCGGAGCCTGCAGAACATCTACCGCGAGCTCCACGACGACCTCGGCGTCACGCCGCCCGAGCACGGCGACCTGTCGGGCTGGAGCGAGCAGGGCGTCATGCTGCTCAACCGCGTGCTCACGGTGCGCGCGGGCGCCTCGGGGTCGCACCGCGGCATGGGCTGGGAGGCTGTCACCGAGCACGCCATCCGGGCGCTCGTGGCGCGCGACGCACCGCTCGTGGCGATCCTCTGGGGGCGGGATGCCGGCACCCTGCGCCCGCTGATGGGGAGCACGCCGGTGATCTCCTCGGCGCATCCGAGCCCCCTGTCGGCGCACAACGGATTCTTCGGCTCGCGGCCGTTCAGCCGGGCGAACGCGCTGCTCGAGCAGGCGGGCGGGGCGCCGGTCGACTGGGATCTCCGCCACACGGGGGAGGACGGCGCCGGATCGCGCGGATAG
- a CDS encoding ABC transporter ATP-binding protein, giving the protein MTGAVIEIQGLTKRFGGTTAVDDLSFRVEPGVVTGFLGPNGAGKTTTLRSLVGLVSPTSGRATFDGVAYAELRDPLRTVGTALEASSFHPGRSGRDHLRVAAAAAGIGDARVDEVLEWVGLTAAARRRAGGYSLGMRQRLGLAFALLGDPGALVLDEPINGLDPEGIRWIREFLRRLAAEGRTVLVSSHLLSEVQQTVDRVVIISQGRLAYQGTLDGLEAGTARVHVDAADRAELGRVLAAEGGAVETSPDGLHVAGLDAARIGELALGAGLALRLLVPEKEGLEDVFLGIVGEGGVR; this is encoded by the coding sequence ATGACCGGAGCAGTCATCGAGATCCAGGGCCTCACCAAACGCTTCGGCGGCACGACAGCCGTCGACGACCTCAGCTTCCGGGTCGAACCCGGCGTCGTCACGGGCTTCCTCGGCCCGAACGGCGCCGGCAAGACCACGACGCTGCGCTCGCTCGTCGGGCTCGTGTCGCCCACGAGCGGACGGGCGACCTTCGACGGGGTCGCCTACGCCGAGCTGCGGGATCCGTTGCGCACCGTGGGCACGGCGCTCGAGGCCTCGAGCTTCCACCCCGGTCGCAGCGGGCGCGACCACCTGCGGGTCGCCGCGGCCGCCGCGGGCATCGGCGACGCGCGCGTCGACGAGGTGCTCGAGTGGGTGGGCCTCACGGCCGCCGCGCGGCGCCGCGCGGGCGGCTACTCCCTCGGCATGCGGCAGCGCCTCGGCCTCGCCTTCGCGCTGCTCGGCGACCCGGGTGCGCTCGTGCTCGACGAGCCGATCAACGGGCTCGACCCCGAGGGCATCCGCTGGATCCGCGAGTTCCTCCGCAGGCTCGCCGCGGAGGGCCGCACGGTGCTCGTCTCCTCGCACCTGCTGAGCGAGGTGCAGCAGACGGTCGACCGCGTCGTCATCATCAGCCAGGGCAGGCTCGCCTACCAGGGCACGCTCGACGGGCTCGAGGCGGGCACCGCGCGTGTGCACGTCGATGCCGCCGACCGTGCCGAGCTCGGCCGGGTGCTCGCCGCCGAGGGGGGCGCGGTCGAGACCTCGCCCGACGGCCTGCACGTCGCGGGGCTCGACGCCGCGCGGATCGGGGAGCTGGCGCTCGGGGCGGGGCTCGCGCTCCGACTCCTGGTGCCCGAGAAGGAGGGCCTGGAAGACGTCTTCCTCGGCATCGTCGGAGAGGGAGGGGTGCGCTGA